The window CAGTCTTAGGAGTGGAGAAGGAAGAGTGAGTGGTGTTCTCCTAAGTAAACTTCAAGGCACCCTCAAGGGGATAGTGTTGGAAGTTGCTAAATTCCACTCTAATGTCATAGGGAAGCAGGGAGATTATTCATTTAAAGATGCTTACAGAGGACCTGTACTGAAACCTGGTGAAGTAGTTTGTTTTGTGGAAGAATATTACGAAGATATTTGGGGAATGGGAAATGTCTTTTTATCATCTTCTAGGCCGCAGAACTCTTTAGTTACCATGGTAATTCAGCCCTTAGTCTGATACTGAATACAGGCAGGAGCCAGGCAACTCAATCATACATAGCCTTTATATCCTTCTTTTAGCTTCCAGTGTTAAATTTGAATGAGACAAAACTTCCTTGTCCTGAAGGTGTCAGAAATATGGTTGTAATCTGGATTCCAGAACCAGAGAAGAATGTGAGGTGAGTATCAGGTTAGAACTTGGTGTCCCTTTGATATTTGTGTCTTACAAATCCCTGAATCCTCTGCAGGCCTCTTTTTTTGTGATTTCCCTTTTAGCTACTTCACTGCAAGTAGTGGGAGAAGAGCAGAGAAGGTGATTGTGGTCTCTTGCTTCTGCCTCTTACTACACTGGAGTTGTTTTATGCGGTGAAGCTTCTCTTTATCAAATTTTACTTGACAGTAAATAGCATACAATATAGGGTCTAGTTTATTTGTGTGGTTTGATTAAAGATTAAAATGCTTTCTATTAGTGTTTCTTATTAGCTCTCTCAGCAACTCGTAAAATCACTCAGTGAAGCATAGGAACCTCTGATCTCCACCCTAAGGCCTAGGATAGTGGTACAAAATGAATACCATATAGGACCTGTATACAAAGCAGAGCAAGACAAAGATCATTTGGTGAAAGTTCAAAGATTTGCTAGTGTTGATAACCGTGGGGATATATTTGTGATCTCTGAGGCTTTCGGATTCTTAAGTGATTGTTTGAATtagttcctttcctttcttctttttgtggtactggggatcaaactcagggcacTTCCTTGAGCCACACCTCAAGCCCTGAAATATAGGGCTAGTAGCCAGCTCCATGAGACAATCAGAAGCCAGGGCTCCTTGTAGCTTTCGGGCCACTCTCTTTGCCCCATGGCTTCTGTCTTCCAAGATGCTTCATAGGTGCCTTTTAAGGTCTAATTTTAAGGTCTAGCATGTCCATTTTCCAGacaagaaggaggaaagagaatagaGCAAGAaatactttttgagttctttctgtgGCTTCTCAGTGAGGATCCAGTGAAGAATCTTATAGATTTGGTCCTTGTGCTCCTTGAGCCATATGGAGGAGTCAAACatcacaaacatacatatatcatttctaatttatattcaCTATAAAAGTAAATTACTAGGTTGTGGGAATGTTGGGGACCTAATTTAGATGTGTGAGTGAGGAGTCTTTTTTAGCAATAGATACTTTTGAGCTCCCAACCAGCTGTCTTCGAGTACTTACCAGAAAGGTAGAATTTTCATTATTCACAGTGACCTGGGTGTTTCGGCTTAAGATGTCTGAGAAAAAGTGTGGTTATTCTTATTTCAAGCTTAGCTAAGAAGACACATACTTTCCCCAGCCAGgatgagaaggaggaaagaaagaaattggcagtggtgagtttgattttttttctattttacctagctgctttattttttatttccacataAGTTCAAACTCGTAATGACTTCTTCAACAAGCATATGTTGTACCCATGTTACCTGAATGCAGTTTTAGCTTTTATAAAATCCAGTAAACTCTTACTCTGGCATTTGGATGTTTGTTAATGCTATTTGTTGTGTCTTgaaaaactttcttatttttgaaaaaaaatttctcttaagATGTGCAGATGTTTGGACTTACTATAATTTCATCAGCATACAGGGATTTCTCTTTGGAACCCTTTCGTCTGCTCCAGTCAGAGCTGGTTGTTCTCTATGTTCACACTTACCATCCTTGGATCATTCCCAACATCTTCCTAGGGATTccctttgcttctttttaatgCTGTATGACTTGGTAAATTCCATGTATGTGAGTTTGATTTTTGTCCCATACCTCATGATGTTCCTCTGTATGGTTTATTTTCGTCTTCCTTTCTagtctcccctcccctcacctttgttttctctctgaatGAACAGAATCTGCAGAAGAAAACCCTTCTTTAGGAATATTTACCAAACTTCTTCAGACTCCTTTTCCTAAGGGTTCCCTGTAGGGAAGTAAAAGAGCTCCTTGAAGAGGTGACAGGAGGATCTGTTGGGTAGTCAGGGGAACTTATTGGTTAGTTAAAAACTGAGCCAAAATGTGATGGAATAAAATTCCAGGAGTTAAAAGACCTGGGCTTCCAACTCTAATTCTACCACTTATGGGTAAATGCGACATTGAGTAAGTCGCAGAGTCATAGATCACTGTGTCCAGGAGCGTACTGTCTTGGTCCATTTCAGTCATCCCTGTGCCGACAtccctgtgcctggcacatagatAGACAATACTTATTTATTAGTTTGATGAATGAGTAAATTATGACCTCTTtggaaaatcaaaacaatgaaaacaattaaGCTCTGTATGATCCAAGTACAATAATAGGGTTGAGAGCCTGTGAGGGGAGAATGGAGTGACCCTCATggtggagaggatgtgggaatgGCTAGAATGGGACTGGAAACAAGGAGTTTCACATGTCAGGCTGGAATATTGTTGGAAGAAATGGGCTCAAAGAGAGTTCTTTAGAgagttccttctgttttttttttcttctcttgcagGGAAACAAACCACCTCTGGATCACTCTGAAAGGAAGCACACAGAGATGCAGCTGAGATTTCCAGATGTGATGGTGCCGCCCCCCTCCCCAGTTCACTCTTTTGAATCCATACCTGGCTGGAGCAAATTTGCCATGCTGCCTCAGGATCTACTAAAGGAGTGAGTGTCATGGAGGCCTGGGGGAGAACAGAGTCCCTGCTTGTCACTGAAGCTAAGAAGAACCTAAGCATGTGCTCTTTCTGAGTAGGACAGAGAGCAAAGTGTTCTCCTGTTTGCTTACTGAATTATTAGTTTCATCAACAGGTAGTGATGATGGTAATCAACTGCCACCATCTACCAAGCACCTGCCATCTACCAGCCCCTGGGCTAAGTTCATTACCTGACTCTCATTGAAACCCCCACAGGAGGCACTAGATGAATTATGGATAAGTGGGAGGCAAAATGGTATATGTGGTTTGGAATGTGACAGGCTTTGGAGTCAGTATGGAAACTAACTTGGTaaattttggtaatttatttcatttctttgagctttgttttctttgtatgcAAAATGGGTATTATAATACCTGTCTCCCGGGTGTTGTAAGGATTCAGTGGTATAATGCATATGAGCCTGATGTAGGGCAAATACTTAATGAACACAGCTGTGCTTATCATAGAAGCATCTCAAAGGTGTTACCGAATGAGTCCCTGTTGGCACAGACCTTTCCAGAACCAAAGAGGAAATGTCTTGGGATTTAGAGCCCATTACACTCTTCCTTGTCAGTGGCACAGACTGGGAAGAGCTGCTGCTGACTGACTGTCTGTGTCCCCTTCAGCCTTTTATCAGATGGAGGGAAAACCGTGCCTTGTCCGGAGACGAAGATACAATTGGCCATGATGAAAAAGAAGCTTCCCCTGGAAAAGAACCGACCCGAGAGTGCACTTTCTTCTAAGATGTTTCTGACTATACACAGCCTCACCCTGCAAGTAAGAGCCATGGCGCCCCAGAAGGAGAGGCCTGCATGAAAATCCAAAGTCGTGTCCTCCTTTCTCTGCTGCCTTTGCTCTTTCACCTGTGTCCCAGAAGTCTGGGCTCTATGTAGGTGGATGCCAGTGTGTGTGGGGTACTTGAGAAGAGCATGTTCTGTTTCCCTCACCTTTCTCTTCCTTGCCACCCCCCCCACCTGCCAGCTATGCAGCAGAACACTGGGTTCTCAAATGTGCTCGTTGACTAGATGAAAAAATGCAttgggggaaaggaaaggaaccaCAGCAgagcttttcttcttctccttcctctagacACCAACATTAAGATATTCTGAACATTTGAAGAAATTACATTGTAACCTGCAGGGAGAAGGTAAATTTTTTGTTACTACTGGATTTCCAGGTACTGCTTCCCCTCAGCCCACATATCTCTTACTTTAACTTGGTCCCAATTCAGTTACGTTGGTTGTTAACAGTCACATGGGGTTACATGTAGAACTCAGGAAACTGTTTTCAGGAAGGAGCCATCCAGAGGGGGTGAGAGAGTCACtgtagtggggtggggaggtcaGAGCAGGTGGCTAGAGAGGCTGGGGACTGTTGGTGAGAAATGTAATCTAATTGTTGGTTCTCTGGTCACTAGATTACAGAAAGCAGCAGcaacatcagcagcagcagcagaagaagaaaaagaagaagaagaggaaggtgaAAACACCTACTAAGAAAAAGGTAGGGTGACAGTGAGGGAAGCACTGGCACTTGCTGGCCGGGAGAAGTCAGTGCAGGCTGGAATGGAGGGAGTGTCTGCAAGGAGGGATTCTGCCTGACCACTTTCTGGTTGTGAAAGTAACATTCCTATCTGGTTGAAGGTGTTAAGTTCCTTCTTTTCAACTCCTTTTGCAAAAGTTTTCTTTACTTCCCAGAGTCCTAATTCAGTTCCTCCTTATATGGGTTTCAGGAGGCTACAGAGAAAGCCACGAGTGACCCAGGGAGCCAGACGACTGCACAGAAGCATTCCATTTCCATCGATCTTAATCGTCTCCATGGTAAGGAGAACACGTGCTCGGTTGAGTGATGGAATCCCAGGACATAGCTGAGGCCAGAAAAGTCAacacattttgtcattttgagaCCTGCCTTAGTCAGGCACTTGAAATTGAAATGCTTAGTCTGGCTGGCTGGTCTACACATCATCCTTCCATCAAGTATTTACTAAGATGTCTGCTTCACGTGGGGATTTGAGAGCTGACTGTGAGCATGAGTTATGGTCATTTTTTCCCTCAGATCCTATCTTAGAAAAGACTGGCTTGAGGATCAAAGGGGGGCACAAGCCCAGGTTATCAACAAAATCCTTGAGAATTCATTGGCCAACAAGGCAGGGAATAGCTGGGGTTCCTCACAAAGGCCCCTGGAGAATCCTAAGGAAGCAGAACTCCAGAGCCCTCTGGCTTCCTTGCAACAGGCTGGAGAGTTAAGGAACCTCAGGCTGAAAGCAGCACATCCAGGAGGCAGCAGCCAGTTCCCAACAGGcagcccttccctctgctcttcaTGCTGGAGGCAGGAATGGATATCTCCCCCTTTGGAGCCTTTATCTTGTCTGACCAGAAGGATATGGTTAACTTTGTCCCTTTGACATTTCTCAGCTTGAGtggagagtgggagggagggtgAAAGTCTCCCCATAAACCTTGTAAGACTATTCTGCTCTACTCAGACTGGACCTTGCTGGCTCTAACTTGAAAACAACTGTTTAATCATGAGAGCTCATTGTCTAATCATGGGGTACTGGGAGGGCTCAGGTGAGATGTCTCCTGAGAAGGATGCTGCCCTTGCTTTACTTCCCATCCCACTGTACTCTCTGATACCAAGATGTCCTCTAACCCAAAGATCCAAGAAGATTCTTAAGCTTCACATGGAAGGTGGAAGAATCAGGGCTGTAGCCCAGGGTGGGaggtaacttgtccaaggttagTGTCTATTCAGAATGATCACTACCTCTCCCCCAAATTCCATTCTGGTGCCCTGCCCCACGATGCCCACTACTTGCCCCCTCTTCCTAATGCCTCCAATAGGAGCCGTTTGTCTTGGGTGACCATTTTGAGTCATGTTCTTAGAGCAATGACCTGTCTTCACTGAGTTGAAAAGGGCTTTACAGAAGAGATTTTTAATTGGATCTTAAATAGGTTTGGGAGTTTTCCCAAAGGCACCTTGGAGGAGCATGGCTACTCAGAGAACATCCGGAAGTTCTCTGTGGCTGTAGTATTTAAGGGAGAGTGGTACGTCAGGCTAAAGAGGTGGGTAGGGGCTTATGTAGATTGAAAAGGCATTCAGCCTTTATACTTCAGGGTAGTGGTCTCCACCTTTACCACACACTGAAATCAACTGGTAAGTTTTAAAAACTCTCAACACCCAGGTTATACCCCAGACAGATCAGAATTTCTGGTGCTGGGAACCAGGCCTCACTGTCTTTTAAAGCTCCTCGGTGCTTCCAGTGTGTAGCTACAGTGAGAAGCAGAACTGATAGGAGCCTGCCAAAGGGCTATCTTTAGCACACCTCTGCTGGAAGCTTGGAAGATGTTTGTTTAGAGAAGGGGGCATTCAGaaaggaaaggatgaatgcttCAGGGACTAGTTGAGGGAAACGGCCAATGCCAAAGAAACATAAAGCAagagacttatttttatttattatttttttggtttttgtttgttagaAGTCAATGTGCGCCAAGAAGGTGAATCATGTTCTAGTAAGAGTATTCATAAACTGTGAAAGGTGGGGTTATTGTTTCTTTGCTGCTATTGTGTGAAGATAAGTAACCCTTAAGTTTCTTGGAGGAATTCTGGGTCTTTTAACACAATTTTTCTGTAATTCTGTAATAGATGTAGTTATAGCCCTAGTTAAACATAATTACAAATAGAATTCATAAGGCCTTACACAATGTATGCATAGTTAAATAGCATATGATAAGCATGCacaattttatatgttaattaaaaaaatcggAGATTTAGAAAATGGCCAATGCCAAAAAGAAAGCCTAACTCTCTTTCATGGAAGCTTGGAAGATGTTTGTTTAGAGAAATCATCAGGGTTTGTCCTTGTCTGGAATGGGGAGTCACTTATAGACCAGGGGTCAATTAGAAGCCCAAGAATGAGATATGAGATGCCGATAAGGAGACTGAATTGACTGGGTGGTCTGTAGGTCATAGAGCTTGGCTAGGTCAGGAGAGTGACATGAAATAGTAACTGTAGatggagaaaaaaggaacaacTTTGAAAAAGGTGAATTTCCAACAAACTATGTAAGGTCCCAGTTTATGTATAACCAGCCTGAAGCACAAGCCAAAGTGATTTgctattttttctctccttcctcttttttttttttaggctccAGAGGTAGaatcacgcatgctaggcaagtgctctaccattgttGTTTGAGCTTATTGACAACATAGAAATCACTTTTGTAGGTGATGGGACTAGAACTAAAATAGTGTGACTTCTGCTACCTTTTATTGATCAAAGAAGTCAGAGGTTAAGACCTCTCTAAGTCAGAGGTCCAACCCAAATTCAGAGGAGTGGAAATAGACTGCATCCCTTGATGGAAGAAGCTGCATGTTCATATGGGATGGGAGGAGCTGTTGGCAACCATCTTTGGAGGCAGTCTGCCTTTAGTTGACTGCTGGGAACACAGAGAAGTGGGTTCTGGCTTCATCTGGTCATTCCAGGGGGCAAAGAATGTGTGTAACTTCTCTTTATTCCTAGGAGGTAGGTCTCTGTCCCAATTTCTCCAAGACAAGAACCTTTTAGAAAAGTCCTTTTAGTTTCCTTATACCTACCCAGTGAATTTTTGGATTCCATAAGGAGACTAAAGATGGATGATTTGAAGAACTTCCTGAATTTCCTCACCACTATGGGAAGTAAGTTATTAGGGTGGAGGAATTTTAGTAGGTGACTGAGGATAGGGAGAACTGAACCTGTGTTAACTAAAATGGCTTGGGGACACAGTCCTCATCCTTTAGAGTGGTCCTGAAGACACCACCCCTTTCTTTTCTGTGCTCCAGTTTCACAGTTTTTTGGGAGAAGGTTACATGTGCAATTAATGGCTGGGTCTTCTTTTAGGTCCTGAAATATCTGAGGCAGAAGCCACTTACAAGGACGTCAGTGCTCCAGAGGAGGCTGTTCTGGAAGGTCCAGTTGCCAGTGGACAAAACATTTCAGGACAAATGACTGGAGAAAGCTGGAACCCTGAGCTCAAACTACTGAGGACTCTTCAGCCCACTGATGACGAGAATGAGAAGAACCAGCCCTCTGGGGCACAGAGTGGGAAGTCTCTGCAGACATAAGTTGAAGGCATCACTTAGGCCAGCCTTATCGGATACCTCAGATACCAGGTGTCTGAGGACAGTGACCTTTGACATAGGGTAGAAAAATGAGGGGAATTCTGTTCCAGAGGCTTCACCAGGGCCTGAGTTTAGagatttttcatttacttctatTGGCCTCTAAAATATGTGAGGGAGAAGAAGCCCTTTTAAACGTAGGTGACTTCTCCACTGGGgagaataattttaatgattaaaCACAACTGCTTCTCAATCAGAAGACTCATTCTCTGTTTCTTAGTGTCTGTTTTTTGGGTTactcttatattttctttgaaactcTGAAAGGTTTCCAGTTGAGGAAGCTGAATTTGGCCTATGCACACCCCCATGATAGTTCTAGATTTCCCCCAAATTCTCTggaaattgtttattttgtagaTTGGGTCCATAGCGTTATTAAATAACACTCACTGGGTCCTTGTGTATGTGGTACTAGGTATTCCTTGGAAGAGCTTATCACTTCAGTTTCTAAGGAATTGAGTCTACAGGGAAGTTTCAAGAATACTCAAAGATTTAGATAGAATCCCAGAGCCTCAGGAGTCCTATAGTTCAGTTTTTAGAaggattttcttttcatgtttcagtccttaaaaaacttttatatttagtAGAATTTTACAGCTGCATAAAGGTAAAGAGAATAATATCATGGAACTCTCATGTTCATGGTACCTGAAACATGGTCAGGAAAGGCTCTTGAGCTGTCCCATGCTATAGAAAACCCTGCACTGACCCTTTTCTGGCCACATTGCTCCTTATGGAGAGAGAAGTCGGCAGGGGCACAGGCACAGGTTCCTCATGGAGACTGTATCTCTTCTTGAATTTTGCACCTGGCATCTGGAACCCTAAAATTCCCTGCCTAGATGGCCTCACCCCTACTTCTGTGACCTGTGTAGTACTCTTTCCTGGGTCCACTCTCCCCAGGGCAGCCTGCCCTGTCAGTGTGAATACCACTGGGTTTGAGGTAGCAGAGAGGAAGCTGTTTAAAGGGGGGTGGGCCTACAGCTTGGACATGGGGACAGGGGTCTCTGTCTGTGGGGTTCTTCCCAATACAAGTGAGAGCtggaacaattcacaatagcaagactgtggaactaacctagatgcccttcaatagacgaatggataaaaaaaatgtggcatttatacacaatggagtactactctgcattaaaaa is drawn from Urocitellus parryii isolate mUroPar1 chromosome 4, mUroPar1.hap1, whole genome shotgun sequence and contains these coding sequences:
- the C4H9orf43 gene encoding uncharacterized protein C9orf43 homolog, which produces MDWPDESQWDETTCNMAICQHPQCWAALRRIERGHPRILGSPCKTFLNIEEKLPVLTIVNISDSCLRTKRCAHQELSKFTFTKAHPLLSQCSKIDAKFQGRHWKGLPDKRLISSAKRSSKLPVLNLNETKLPCPEGVRNMVVIWIPEPEKNVSLAKKTHTFPSQDEKEERKKLAVGNKPPLDHSERKHTEMQLRFPDVMVPPPSPVHSFESIPGWSKFAMLPQDLLKDLLSDGGKTVPCPETKIQLAMMKKKLPLEKNRPESALSSKMFLTIHSLTLQTPTLRYSEHLKKLHCNLQGEDYRKQQQHQQQQQKKKKKKKRKVKTPTKKKEATEKATSDPGSQTTAQKHSISIDLNRLHGPEISEAEATYKDVSAPEEAVLEGPVASGQNISGQMTGESWNPELKLLRTLQPTDDENEKNQPSGAQSGKSLQT